Genomic DNA from Novosphingobium sp. TH158:
GGCCCGTCGGGATCGGCGACCGGCACGTAGTACATGGTCAGCGCCGCGCCGCGCCGGCCTTCGCGCGCCCAGCTCAACCTCTCGCGGTCGTCCTGCTGGAGGAACGAGACGAACGGCTTGCCGGTTACCAGCGCGCGCGGATCGCCGGTCGCGCGTTCGACAAAGCCGGGGCTGGCGCTGCGGATCATGCCATCGGCATCGACCAATGCGGCGGCAATGCCGTATTTCGCCATGGCGCGGCCGGCCTTGCCCTCGATGGCGCGGACGGTATCGGCAATGGGGTCGGCGACCGTCAGCGGGGCAAAGCGCCATACGAGGTAATCGTCGCCCCGCCCGGCCCGCTCCGCCTCGGCCCGCCATCGGCCCTGTGCCCCTTCGACAAGGTCGGCAGTGCCCAACCCGTCGCGCCAGGCCGTGCGCGCCGCCTTGGCCAGCCGTTCGAGCGAGGGGCCATCGACGTCAAGCTTGGGCGGCGACTGGCCGGTGCCGAACCAGCTTTCGAACAGGGCATTGGCGCAGGTCAGCCGCCCGGCGCGATCGGTGATGCACATTCCGGCATCGGGCCGGGCAATCGCAGCGACGGTAACCGACCAGTCCGGCAAGGCCCATTCGGCCTGCGGTTCGGGCCCGCGACGGCGGATGAAAAGGAAGGCAATTCCGCCAAGGGCAATGGTTCCGCCGGCAAAACCTGCCAGGACCGCGACAGAGCGCGTGGCGAACCAGACGAGGGCGAACGACGCCGCAACGGCCAGCACGAGTGCCAGCCATTCGGTCCGGGATTGCTTGGGAGATTGCGCCGAAGCGCTCACCCCTGATCCGCCTTCATGCCTTCAAGTTTCACGCGGCGCTTGTGCCGTACCCACCAGTTCCAGGTAAAGACCGCGATGAAGTAACCCACAGCCGAAACCACCAGGCTGATGATCAGCAGGCCCGATACGAGCGATGGCGCGGCATCGGAAAACAGCCAGCCGAGCCACTTGTCGATCCCGGCGCCGTGCGAATAAAGCGTCTGGAAGGTCGAGATATCGGCATGGTAGCCAAGCGTGTTGCCGACATAGATCGAACCCGCCAGGATGAAGGGCGTGGTCGCCGGATTGGACAGGAATGTCATGGCCGCGGCGATCGGGATATTGCCGCGGAACGGCACGCACATCAGCGCCGCGCCGACGATCTGGATACCCGGGATCAGGGCGAAGATGCCGATCAGCAGGCCAACGAATACCCCGCGCGGCACAGACCGGCGGGTAAAACGCCACAGTTCCGCACGGCGCGCCAGCGGGGCGACGAAACGCACCTGCTCAAGCTCTTCGCGCTTGGGCAGGTTACGGTCACTCCAGGCGGCGATGCGTGTGAACATTCCCATGGGCCTTGCAGATGTAGTCATTCACTCGGGCTCCTGAAAGGGGAGCCTAGGCAGCAAATCCTTGCAACACGATGAAGGGCGGCTCTAGCGCGACAAAGGCGGCGCGCAAGCAAGCCCTACTTGTGTTCGCGCAAGATGCGCTGCTGATCGCGCTTCCAGTCGCGTTCCTTCATCGTCTGGCGCTTGTCGGCAGAGTTCTTGCCCTTGGCGAGCGCCAGTTCCACCTTGGCCCGGCCCCGGCCGTTGAAATAGATCGACAAAGGCACCAGCGTCATGCCCTTGCGCTCTACCGCGCCGGTGAACTTGGCGATCTCGCGCTCATGCAGCAGCAGTTTGCGCGGACGCTTGGGCTCGTGGTTGAAACGGTTGCCGTGGCTGAATTCGGGCACGTTCGAATTGATCAGCCAGACCTCGCCGTTCTTCACTTCGGCATAGGATTCGGCGATCGAGCCCTCGCCGAAGCGCAGGCTCTTCACTTCGGTGCCGGTCAGCGCGATGCCCGCCTCGGTCGTGTCCTCGATATGATAATCGAAGCGCGCGCGCCGGTTTTCGGCGACGACCTTCTTCTTGTCGAACTGGGCGGGAGTCGGGCGGGCCATGATTGCCGCCATGTAGGGATGCCGTGCCCGCTTGGAAAGCGGCGTTTGCGCCTGATGTCGCTAGACAAGCCGAAGCTGCGCCCTTCGCTGCTGCGGGCGGCTCTCGTCGCAGGCCATCAGGTGCGGAGCGATTCGCCAGGCAATGGGCAGCGCCGCGCCCAGGGCGAACAGCGGCAACAGCAGCCACCAGAGCGCCGGCGACTTGCCATCCAGCCAGGCCAGAAGCGCGATCGCGCCGCTCCCAGCGAGCACGACGAAGACAATCGGCACCAGCAGCAGGGCTACGAGCCGCCGCTGGCTGCTGCCCTGCCCGGCGCCCAGCATCATGCGCTGGCGCAGCCTGGCAACCGGGCGAAAGGCCGGAAAATGGCGGAACAGCACCGTGCCCCGGCAAGCACCGTTCGCACCTGCGAGCCGCGCGGCCTCTGCCATGCCGGCCAGCGATTGCTCGACGGCCTCGGGCGTCAGGGCGAAGACGCGGCCATCGGGAGCATGGAAAACGACCGCTCGCCGATGGGCAGAGGCGGCAGCGCGCAGTGGCGCATCGTGGATATGACTGGGCACCCGGTCCATGCCGGCACAACCTGCGGCCTGTGGCACAGTTCCGGCAGCTGCGCCGGGGTGCGCCGCGAAGCGGTCAGTCCGCCTTCGCGCGGTTCCTGGAGAATTCGGCGAAGTCCGGTTCGATCTCCACGCCTGCGGCCAGCAAGGTCCAGGCGACGGTGGTGAAATAGCCGGTGGCCTGCACCAGATCGAGCATCTGGCGCTTGTCGAAGTGTGTGCTGGCTTCGGCCCAGGCGTCGTCGCTGATGCGGCCGCCGTCAAGCAACTGGTCGATCACCCGCAGCATGGCCCGTTCCGACGGGCACCATTGCCCGGCTTCGAGCGGGCTGGCGAGCGCTTCCACTTCGGCGGGGGTCATGCCGATCTGCTGCGCGCCCAGCGCATTGTGCGTCCACTGGTAAGTGGAACCGGTGCGATGCGCCACGCGCAGCACGATCATCTTCTGGAGACGGCCCGACAGGGTGGCGGCAACCATGAAGTACTTGCCGAAATCGAGGCTGGCCATGGCCAGCGCCGGGTGCTGGGCCAGCACCATCATGGTGTTCGACCGCGAACCGTTCTGGCGCGCCTCATCCCCCTCCCAATAGGCGAAGACATCGCGGGCAGCGTCCGTCCACTCCTCGCGCGGAAGCGGGGGGATGCGCGGCGGCATCAGATCAGCCCGGCGTGTTCAAGCGCCTCGTCCACCTGCTTCTTCACCGCATCGCCAACCTTGACCAGCGGCAGGCGCAAATCATCCGTGATCCAGTCATGCACGCGGCTGAGCGCATACTTGCAGGGTGCGGGGCTGGCATCGGCGAACATCGCGTAGTGCAGCGGATAGAGCTTGTCGTTCAGTTCGCGCGCCCTGGTCAGGTCATTCGCCGCGATCGCCGCCTGGAACTCCGAACACAGCTTGGGGGCGACATTGGTCGTTACCGAGATGCAGCCCACCCCGCCCGCGGCCGAGTGCGGCAGCCAAAGCTCGTCATCGCCCGAAAGCTGGGCGAAGGCGTGCTTGATGCCCATCCGGTGGTCGGTCACCCGGCTGAGATCGCCGCTGGCGTCCTTGATGCCGATGAAGCTGTCGGGATAGCGATTGACCAGCTCGATCACCGTTTCCGGCTTGAGATCGGCCACGGTGCGCCCCGGCACGTTGTAAAGCACGATGGGCAGGTCGGTATGTTCGGCCAGATAGCTGAAATGCGCGATCAGGCCAGCCTGGCTGGGCCGGTTGTAGTAAGGCGCCACGCAGAGCCCCGCCGCCGCGCCGCTCTTCTTCGAGAAGGTCAGGTGTAGCAGCGCATTCATCGTATCGTTGCTGCCGCAGCCGGCGATCACCGGCACACGGCCGGCGGCCTGTTCGATGCAGACTTCGATAACGCGGTGGTGTTCGGCATTGGAAAGCGTCGATGCTTCCCCCGTCGTACCGCAGGGCACCAGTGCCGAACTGCCGTTCTCGATCTGCCATTCGACAAGGCGGCGGAAGGCCGGTTCGTCGAACGCTCCATCGCGAAAAGGAGTCACCAGAGCCGGAATGGAACCGGAAAACATGGACAATATCCCGTCGTTTGCCCCAAGGAACGCTCGGATCGCGCAATCCGCGGTCAAGGGGTCGTGTGTTCAGCGCCTGATAAGGAGCCTTTGGCGAAAATGTCCAGCATGGTGAAGCCACGTTTTTTCATTGATCGCCCCCTCGCCCTGCTGATCGGCCTCCTGGTTTCGGCCCCCGCGCTCGCCCAGAGCGTGTCGGTCCCGGTCGTGCAGAAGCTGCCCGAAGGCTACCGGCCCGGCAGCGAACCGCAGGAAGGTGCGCCCCGGCCCAGTGCCCCGCTGGTGATCCCGATGGTGGGTGAAGGCGGCGAATGGGACCATGCGCGCGCCCGACACCGGCAGAGCGGGCCCACGGACATGGCCTTCGCGATTTCGCGCTGGAAGATGCTCAACCAGTCCGATTCGCTGAGCTTTGCCGACTATTCCGGCTTCGTCCTGTCCTATCCCGGCTTGCCCAACGAGGCCAAGTTCCGCCGTAATGCCGAACGCGCACTCGATCGCGAGGGGGCAGATGCCTCACGCGTGGTCGCCTATTTCGATCGCATGTCACCGCTGACTAATGCGGCGCGGGCGCAATATGCCCTCGCCCTCGCTTCGTCCGGGCGGCTCGCCCAGGCACAGGCGCAGGGACTTGCGGCGTGGCGCGGCGGTGCGGCGGGCGAAAGGCTTGAAGGCCCGCTGGCCGCAATGCTCGCCGGAAAACTGACCGTTGCCGATCACGACGCCCGCATGGACGCCCTGCTATGGGCGGGACTGAGCGAGGCCGCGGCCCGTCAGATGGACAATGTTTCGCTGGCAATGCGGCCGCTGTTCGCTTCGCGGTTGGCCGCCCTGCAAGGCAACGATCCCGGCGACACGACGCTGGTGGTGCCGGCGGGGGCCTATTCCGATGCGGGCTGGCTGTATAACCGCGCACGGCAGCTGCGGCGGATCAACGAGAAGCTCTCTGCCGCATCGTTGCTTGCCAACCGCCCCGCGCTTTCGCGCCCGCCGCTCGATGCGGAAAAGTGGGTGGAGCTGCAACTGGCCGCCGCGCGCGATGCCGATGCATCGACCGCAGTGCGGATTGCCGCGAAGATCGACGATGGCTTTGCGCCGGGGCAGGATATCAGCCAGCTCTCGTTCGACCTGCGTGATGATTACACCTCGCTGATGTGGCTTGGCGGCCAGCGGTCGCTGTACCACCTCAACGATCCGCGCGGTGCCGCGCCGCTGTTCTGGCGCTATGGCGCTGCCGCACGCACGCCGCAGACGCGCTCGAAGGGCTTCTACTGGGCCGGCCGGGCAATGGCGCTGGCCGGCGATCAGGCCGGAGCGCAGCGTTATTTCAGGGCCGCTGCCGAATATCCCGACCAGTTCTATGGCATGCTGGCGCTTGAGCGGCTGGGCCAGCAGATCCCGACGCTTGCCGGCGGCCCCTCGGCCCGCCCGTCGCGGGCGCAGCGTGATGCCTTCAATGATCGCCCGATCACCCAGGCGGTCCGCGAGGTTGCAAGGGAAAGCGACTGGCCGACCGCCGTTCGCTTTTTCCGCGAGATCGCCGACCAGGCCGAGAGCGAGACCGATCACGTTCTCGTTGCCGATCTGGCACGCGAAATCGGGCGGCGCGATCTGGGCGTGATCCTTGGCCAGGCAGCCCATGTCGACGGCCACGGCATCTACCGGACCACAAGCTATCCGCTCATCCCCGTGCCGCAGGGTTCGAACTGGACCATGGTGCACGCGATCAGCCGGCAGGAAAGCCAGTTCGCGATGAACGCTGTAAGCCATGCCGGCGCGCGCGGGCTGATGCAGCTGATGCCGGGGACAGCGCGCGAGCAGGCAGGCAAGATGGGCCTGCCCTACGATCCGCAAGCGGTGATGGGCGATGCCAGCTACAACCTGCGGCTGGGCGATGGCTATTTTCAGCGGGTGCTGTCCTATTTCAACGGCAGCTATCCGCTGGCCGTTGCCGCCTATAACGCCGGTCCCGGCAACGTGAACAAGTGGCTGCGCGCCAACGGCGACCCGCGCACCAGAGCGGTCGACTGGATCGACTGGATCGAACGCATCGGCCTGTCGGAAACGCGCAATTACGTGCAGCGGGTGCTGGAAAATGCAGTCGTCTACGAGGCGATGAACCCGGACAAGGCGCGCATGCGCGGGCCGAATCCGCTCAGCCAGTTCCTCGGCAAGCGTACCCCCGGATAAGACAAGAGCCCCCTCCACGCTGGGTGGAAGGGGCTCCGGTTGGTCGATAGGACGGGTTTAGCCGACGAAAGATGCCAGCCGGTTAAACGCGATGGTTAACGCTTCCTCGCCATCATCGGGCCGCTGGCATCGCGACCGGGCGCCGAAGGCGACTTGCCGCGCGGCGCAGCATAGGCAAAGCACGCCCCGCCCCGCTTCTTGACAGACGAGCACAGGCCGTTCGCGGCACCGGCACCGGAAATGCCGGCTGCGGCGACACGCCACACGTTCTTGCCGCGCACCACGGCGGGCGTGATCTGCATGTGATAGTTCGACAGCGCGCTGTTGCGGGCACTGTAGATGCCCCAGGCGCGACGCGCGCCCTGCGGGCTGGAGAACGAGCCGAGCTGCACGAGATGCGTGCCGGCCGCCTTCTGAACGACGGCACGGGCCTGACGGGCAGGGGCGATCACCAGGTTCTGCACGACCGGTTCGGAAACAAAGCGCGGGGCCGGGGCAGCGGGCGCCGCCGCGAATTCCACGGGAGCAGCCTCAACCGGCGCTGCAACCGGAGGCGCGACCGGAGCGGGCGCCGCAGCCAGCGCCGGAGCGGCATCGGCGGCAGGCAGTTCGCCGCCAACTGCAACCACCGGGGCCTTTTCGGCAGCGACCGGAGCGGCGGGGTTGGCCGTGGTTTCTGCCGCGACCTGTTCCATCGCCGGATTGTTGGCCAGCGCCAGCATGGCCGGCTGGCCGGCATCGCGGCGAATCGGGGTGTTGAGCAGCGTG
This window encodes:
- a CDS encoding DUF2062 domain-containing protein produces the protein MFTRIAAWSDRNLPKREELEQVRFVAPLARRAELWRFTRRSVPRGVFVGLLIGIFALIPGIQIVGAALMCVPFRGNIPIAAAMTFLSNPATTPFILAGSIYVGNTLGYHADISTFQTLYSHGAGIDKWLGWLFSDAAPSLVSGLLIISLVVSAVGYFIAVFTWNWWVRHKRRVKLEGMKADQG
- the smpB gene encoding SsrA-binding protein SmpB, with the translated sequence MARPTPAQFDKKKVVAENRRARFDYHIEDTTEAGIALTGTEVKSLRFGEGSIAESYAEVKNGEVWLINSNVPEFSHGNRFNHEPKRPRKLLLHEREIAKFTGAVERKGMTLVPLSIYFNGRGRAKVELALAKGKNSADKRQTMKERDWKRDQQRILREHK
- a CDS encoding carboxymuconolactone decarboxylase family protein, with product MPPRIPPLPREEWTDAARDVFAYWEGDEARQNGSRSNTMMVLAQHPALAMASLDFGKYFMVAATLSGRLQKMIVLRVAHRTGSTYQWTHNALGAQQIGMTPAEVEALASPLEAGQWCPSERAMLRVIDQLLDGGRISDDAWAEASTHFDKRQMLDLVQATGYFTTVAWTLLAAGVEIEPDFAEFSRNRAKAD
- the dapA gene encoding 4-hydroxy-tetrahydrodipicolinate synthase; this encodes MFSGSIPALVTPFRDGAFDEPAFRRLVEWQIENGSSALVPCGTTGEASTLSNAEHHRVIEVCIEQAAGRVPVIAGCGSNDTMNALLHLTFSKKSGAAAGLCVAPYYNRPSQAGLIAHFSYLAEHTDLPIVLYNVPGRTVADLKPETVIELVNRYPDSFIGIKDASGDLSRVTDHRMGIKHAFAQLSGDDELWLPHSAAGGVGCISVTTNVAPKLCSEFQAAIAANDLTRARELNDKLYPLHYAMFADASPAPCKYALSRVHDWITDDLRLPLVKVGDAVKKQVDEALEHAGLI
- a CDS encoding lytic transglycosylase domain-containing protein, whose translation is MSSMVKPRFFIDRPLALLIGLLVSAPALAQSVSVPVVQKLPEGYRPGSEPQEGAPRPSAPLVIPMVGEGGEWDHARARHRQSGPTDMAFAISRWKMLNQSDSLSFADYSGFVLSYPGLPNEAKFRRNAERALDREGADASRVVAYFDRMSPLTNAARAQYALALASSGRLAQAQAQGLAAWRGGAAGERLEGPLAAMLAGKLTVADHDARMDALLWAGLSEAAARQMDNVSLAMRPLFASRLAALQGNDPGDTTLVVPAGAYSDAGWLYNRARQLRRINEKLSAASLLANRPALSRPPLDAEKWVELQLAAARDADASTAVRIAAKIDDGFAPGQDISQLSFDLRDDYTSLMWLGGQRSLYHLNDPRGAAPLFWRYGAAARTPQTRSKGFYWAGRAMALAGDQAGAQRYFRAAAEYPDQFYGMLALERLGQQIPTLAGGPSARPSRAQRDAFNDRPITQAVREVARESDWPTAVRFFREIADQAESETDHVLVADLAREIGRRDLGVILGQAAHVDGHGIYRTTSYPLIPVPQGSNWTMVHAISRQESQFAMNAVSHAGARGLMQLMPGTAREQAGKMGLPYDPQAVMGDASYNLRLGDGYFQRVLSYFNGSYPLAVAAYNAGPGNVNKWLRANGDPRTRAVDWIDWIERIGLSETRNYVQRVLENAVVYEAMNPDKARMRGPNPLSQFLGKRTPG
- a CDS encoding M48 family metallopeptidase — encoded protein: MASRIKKTRLNLFAGAVMAVGLLAGCAAQGMTVRNNSAEAARLALKSGKGEKAVSSAEAAVAASPRDASLRVLLGQSYFKAGRFQSAATTFDDAMKLGDNSARTALSLALAQIGAGQQQAALSVLDDWRGEIPASDLGLALALAGEPERGVAVLADALRNGENTPKIRQNLAYAYALAGRWKEARIMASQDVPADKLDVRLTEWASSVAPELYQKRVATLLNTPIRRDAGQPAMLALANNPAMEQVAAETTANPAAPVAAEKAPVVAVGGELPAADAAPALAAAPAPVAPPVAAPVEAAPVEFAAAPAAPAPRFVSEPVVQNLVIAPARQARAVVQKAAGTHLVQLGSFSSPQGARRAWGIYSARNSALSNYHMQITPAVVRGKNVWRVAAAGISGAGAANGLCSSVKKRGGACFAYAAPRGKSPSAPGRDASGPMMARKR